The proteins below are encoded in one region of Dasypus novemcinctus isolate mDasNov1 chromosome 13, mDasNov1.1.hap2, whole genome shotgun sequence:
- the CTSE gene encoding cathepsin E, with protein MKTHFLLLLMLLDLAQAQGPLHRVPLRRHQSLRKKLRAQGQLSKFWKSQHLDMIQFTESCTTDQSANEPLINYLDMEYFGTISIGSPPQNFTVIFDTGSSNLWVPSVYCTSPACQTHPTFHPSQSSTYSEVGSSFSIQYGTGSLSGIIGTDQVSVEGLTVVGQQFGESVKEPGQTFVNAEFDGILGLGYPSLAAGGVTPVFDNMMAQNLVAVPMFSVYMSSNPEGGSGSELIFGGYDHSHFSGSLNWVPVTKQGYWQISLDEIQVGGATMFCPEGCQAIVDTGTSLITGPSDKIKQLQKAIGAQPMDGEYAMECANLNVMPDVTFIINGVPYALQPPAYIVPDVVDGMQFCSSGFQGLDIQPPDGPLWILGDVFIRQFYSVFDRGNNRVGLAPAVP; from the exons ATGAAAACACACTTTCTTCTGCTACTGATGCTGCTGGACCTGGCACAGGCCCAAGGGCCACTTCACAG GGTGCCCCTCAGGAGGCATCAGTCTCTCCGGAAGAAGCTACGGGCGCAAGGCCAGCTCTCTAAATTCTGGAAATCCCAGCATTTGGACATGATCCAGTTCACTGAGTCCTGCACGACAGACCAGAGTGCCAATGAGCCCCTCATCAACTACCTGGAC ATGGAATACTTTGGCACTATCTCCATCGGCTCCCCACCACAGAACTTCACTGTCATCTTCGACACTGGCTCCTCCAATCTCTGGGTCCCCTCCGTGTACTGCACCAGTCCAGCCTGCC AGACGCATCCCACGTTCCACCCTTCACAATCCAGCACATACAGCGAGGTGGGAAGTTCTTTCTCCATTCAATATGGGACCGGGAGTTTGTCTGGAATCATCGGAACTGACCAAGTCTCT GTGGAAGGATTGACTGTGGTTGGCCAGCAATTCGGAGAGAGTGTCAAGGAGCCAGGCCAGACCTTTGTGAATGCAGAGTTTGATGGAATTCTGGGCCTGGGGTACCCCTCTTTGGCTGCTGGAGGCGTGACCCCAGTGTTCGACAACATGATGGCCCAGAACCTGGTGGCTGTCCCCATGTTTTCTGTCTACATGAGCAG TAACCCAGAAGGTGGCTCGGGGAGTGAGCTGATTTTCGGAGGCTATGACCATTCCCACTTCTCTGGGAGCCTGAATTGGGTCCCAGTTACCAAACAAGGCTACTGGCAGATTTCTCTAGACGA AATCCAGGTGGGAGGTGCCACGATGTTCTGCCCCGAGGGCTGCCAAGCTATTGTGGACACGGGGACCTCCCTCATCACTGGACCTTCTGACAAGATCAAGCAGCTGCAGAAGGCCATTGGGGCACAGCCCATGGATGGAGAA TATGCTATGGAATGTGCCAACCTCAATGTCATGCCAGATGTCACCTTCATCATCAATGGAGTCCCCTACGCCCTCCAACCGCCTGCCTATATCGTGCCG GATGTCGTGGATGGAATGCAGTTCTGCAGCAGTGGCTTTCAAGGGCTTGACATACAGCCTCCAGACGGGCCCCTCTGGATCCTGGGCGATGTCTTCATTAGACAGTTTTACTCAGTCTTTGACCGTGGCAATAACCGTGTGGGACTGGCCCCAGCAGTCCCCTAA